In Leptospira bouyouniensis, the following proteins share a genomic window:
- the metF gene encoding methylenetetrahydrofolate reductase [NAD(P)H], with the protein MHISQILGKKQTTISFEFFPPKNEEASEDLFRNIQELSQMNPAYVSVTYGAGGSTRHLTHDLVVKLQEETGLTIVSHLTCVGSTKDEIGEILKRYDKSGIHNIMALRGDPPKGQQDFQKTDHGFAYAGELVGFIKKEYPNMGIGVAGFPEGHPSTPNRLKEIEYLKWKVDQGADYICTQMFFDNNHFYDYVERCEIAGIKVPIIAGIMPVTSRKGMARMAELSLGTNFPAKLLKSLSRAEDDSYAENVGIHWATEQVRDLLDHKIAGIHMYTLNKSKATRKIYESLGIRNFDRIV; encoded by the coding sequence ATGCACATTTCTCAGATCCTTGGAAAAAAACAAACTACGATCAGCTTCGAATTTTTCCCTCCAAAAAATGAAGAAGCTTCAGAGGATTTGTTTCGAAATATCCAAGAACTTTCCCAAATGAACCCGGCATATGTGAGTGTCACTTACGGTGCTGGCGGATCCACCAGACACTTAACTCATGATTTAGTTGTTAAATTACAAGAAGAAACTGGCTTAACGATTGTTAGTCATCTTACTTGTGTAGGTTCAACGAAAGACGAAATTGGCGAAATTTTAAAACGATACGACAAAAGTGGGATTCATAACATCATGGCTCTTCGTGGTGACCCACCAAAAGGTCAACAAGACTTTCAAAAAACTGACCATGGGTTTGCCTATGCAGGTGAGTTAGTTGGATTTATTAAAAAAGAATATCCAAATATGGGAATTGGCGTTGCAGGATTCCCGGAAGGTCATCCTTCCACACCGAATCGTTTGAAAGAAATTGAATACTTAAAATGGAAAGTGGACCAAGGAGCGGATTACATTTGTACCCAAATGTTTTTTGATAACAATCATTTCTATGACTATGTTGAACGTTGTGAAATTGCAGGTATAAAAGTTCCAATCATTGCAGGGATTATGCCTGTCACTTCTCGAAAGGGGATGGCACGTATGGCAGAACTCTCACTTGGAACCAATTTTCCAGCAAAACTACTGAAATCCTTATCGCGTGCTGAAGACGATTCTTACGCTGAAAATGTGGGCATACACTGGGCTACAGAACAAGTGCGAGATTTATTGGATCACAAAATTGCTGGGATCCATATGTACACATTAAACAAATCGAAAGCCACTCGTAAAATATACGAATCACTCGGGATTCGAAATTTCGATCGTATCGTTTGA
- a CDS encoding response regulator transcription factor, whose product MSQKKALIVDDSTVTRLMIRKIISEKYPNWEILEAESADKAKSILPEHPDIDLFSLDQNMPGTLSGLDLVGILKSNYPNSKIMLITANIQDAIKNKAKDLAIVFIEKPVTAEKIIPELENL is encoded by the coding sequence ATGTCACAAAAAAAAGCTCTCATAGTTGATGACAGCACTGTCACCAGATTGATGATTCGGAAAATTATCTCCGAAAAATACCCCAATTGGGAGATCTTGGAAGCTGAATCAGCGGATAAGGCGAAATCAATTTTGCCAGAACATCCAGACATTGACTTGTTTAGTTTGGATCAAAATATGCCAGGTACACTTTCTGGCCTAGATTTGGTCGGAATTTTAAAATCAAATTACCCAAATTCAAAAATTATGTTAATTACTGCTAATATACAGGATGCCATTAAAAATAAGGCAAAAGACCTTGCCATTGTATTCATTGAAAAACCAGTCACAGCTGAAAAAATCATACCTGAATTGGAAAATTTATGA
- a CDS encoding MORN repeat-containing protein, with translation MRSKYFIVLFFYLFVFCKSNQKICEGENCRNGKHSIQYENGDFFEGEFFEDIKHGFGSYHYANGDVFEGEYKYGYKEGQGSYRYANGDRFTGNFEKGKKEGLGKYIFADGFILEGTWSQNELSGKAKITNAKGSLVLEGYWHHNKFIGLKPRVTSNDTIEISNPE, from the coding sequence ATGCGTTCTAAATACTTTATCGTTTTATTTTTCTATCTTTTTGTATTTTGTAAGTCGAATCAAAAAATTTGCGAAGGCGAAAATTGCCGAAATGGGAAACACTCCATCCAATATGAAAATGGTGACTTCTTTGAAGGTGAATTTTTTGAAGACATCAAACATGGATTTGGATCATACCATTATGCCAATGGAGATGTATTTGAAGGTGAGTACAAATATGGTTATAAGGAAGGACAGGGATCTTATCGTTATGCCAATGGAGATCGATTCACAGGTAATTTTGAAAAAGGGAAAAAAGAAGGATTAGGCAAATATATTTTTGCCGACGGATTCATTTTGGAAGGAACTTGGTCTCAAAATGAATTATCAGGGAAGGCAAAAATTACAAATGCAAAAGGAAGTTTGGTGCTAGAAGGTTACTGGCACCATAACAAATTCATTGGTTTAAAACCAAGAGTGACATCAAACGATACGATCGAAATTTCGAATCCCGAGTGA
- a CDS encoding chemotaxis protein CheX, whose amino-acid sequence MNHLTELERDSLCELFNISLGGAAKLMSEMISDEILLTVPSLKLITKSEARNFENLAEQEVCTVEQKFVGDIGNGSAFLLFHKSSSLEIVKMMMKDYVALNEVSQFEKDALSEIGNIILNAILSNLAKMSDYKIETQVPEFFSGKYEEILLNRNPNPNEDNSILLVFIDYQLKGKEIKGYIFFILNFDSIKNLSRVLIEKLK is encoded by the coding sequence ATGAACCACCTAACGGAACTAGAACGAGATTCACTTTGCGAATTATTTAACATCAGTTTAGGAGGTGCCGCCAAATTGATGAGTGAAATGATATCCGATGAAATTCTATTAACAGTTCCAAGTTTAAAACTGATCACAAAATCTGAAGCACGAAATTTTGAAAATTTAGCAGAACAAGAAGTTTGTACAGTTGAGCAAAAGTTTGTGGGAGATATAGGAAATGGTTCCGCTTTCCTTTTATTTCATAAAAGTTCCAGTTTAGAAATTGTAAAGATGATGATGAAAGACTACGTAGCTCTCAATGAAGTTTCTCAATTTGAGAAGGATGCATTGAGCGAAATAGGAAACATAATATTAAATGCAATTTTATCAAATTTGGCAAAGATGTCCGATTACAAAATTGAAACTCAAGTGCCAGAATTTTTCTCAGGAAAATATGAAGAAATTCTTTTAAATCGTAACCCAAATCCAAATGAAGATAATTCAATTTTATTAGTATTTATTGATTATCAGTTAAAAGGAAAAGAAATCAAAGGTTATATATTCTTTATTCTAAATTTCGATAGTATCAAAAATCTTTCTCGAGTACTCATTGAAAAGTTAAAGTAG
- a CDS encoding SDR family NAD(P)-dependent oxidoreductase → MKLSGNTILITGCGMGIGALTAERLAKEGNDIIGVDISSTLMKEIQMKVESLGRKFYGYVCDLSKEEQIVSLIKKIKKNKLSFQILINNAGIAPSGPFEGKDFSVWEKALQINIHGPMKLVHESLPILREQKEATIINLASIAGKFGTEGTVTYSATKHAMVGFSQALKMELYDTQIGVSWICPSMAKTRMIDGVKPSFFTPVIEPEQVAKAICKAIEKNPGEVLVPSYLRSTIVIMPALFPKFSLWLAMKTKASKGWLLANKGLEKNIPV, encoded by the coding sequence GCAGAACGATTGGCCAAAGAAGGAAATGATATCATTGGTGTCGATATAAGCTCCACACTAATGAAAGAAATCCAAATGAAAGTAGAGTCACTCGGTAGAAAATTCTATGGCTATGTTTGTGATTTGTCCAAAGAAGAACAAATTGTATCACTCATCAAAAAAATTAAAAAAAATAAACTCAGTTTTCAGATCCTCATCAATAACGCAGGGATTGCACCAAGTGGCCCATTTGAAGGTAAAGATTTTTCCGTTTGGGAAAAAGCATTACAAATCAATATACATGGACCGATGAAGTTGGTACATGAATCTTTGCCAATCCTTCGAGAGCAAAAAGAGGCTACGATCATCAATTTGGCGAGTATTGCAGGTAAATTTGGAACGGAAGGAACCGTTACCTATTCTGCGACTAAACATGCTATGGTTGGTTTTTCCCAAGCTTTAAAAATGGAATTATACGATACTCAAATTGGTGTTAGCTGGATTTGTCCCTCTATGGCAAAAACTAGAATGATCGATGGGGTAAAACCTTCGTTTTTTACACCTGTAATCGAACCCGAGCAAGTAGCCAAAGCAATTTGTAAGGCGATTGAAAAGAATCCAGGAGAAGTCCTTGTGCCTTCGTATCTTCGATCCACAATTGTCATCATGCCTGCCTTATTTCCTAAGTTTTCCCTCTGGCTTGCGATGAAAACAAAAGCGTCAAAAGGTTGGTTACTTGCCAACAAGGGACTTGAGAAAAATATTCCTGTTTAG